GGTCACCGTGCTCATACTCGAAACTCGGTCCCGATCGGATACTTAAACACGTGAGGAACACGGCGCTGATGCCCTCTGCGCGCCGATCGAACGTACCGGTAACCGATACGTACCGCATTCGAAGACTGTCCCTCGCACGACTATTTATTAGCCGGGCCGTCGGACAAACTCACATGGCTCTGTCGGACATCGCGGCCGGCATCGAGGTCACCACAGCGCAACGCGACCGTGGTGTCCCGACCGTCGACGGGACGGACACCGACCTCGAAGACCGGCTCGCGGCCCACGCGGAGCGGCTTCCGTGCTCGCCGTCGGCCGCGGCAACCGTCCTCGAAACGTACACGCGCGGGGTGCGCGTCGGCGCGGCCGCCCGCCGTGCTGACGTCGCCCCGATGACCGCCGCGAAGACGCTTCACCTCTGCGGCGAGTCGGGTCTCTCACCTCTCGGCCCGACGGCCCGACGGATCGTCCGCGACTGGCTCGCGGGCGAGCTCTCCCGCGCCGACGCCGTCGCGCTCACGGGTGCCGACGCGACCGAGTTCGCACTCGCGGCCTACCTGGAATCGCACGATCCCGTTCCCACCCTCGTCGAGGCCGCCGAGGCGGCCCTCACCCCCCAGCGGAACGCGAGCGTCACGAAACGCGAAACGCTCGCCGAGACGATGACCGACGCGGCCGACTTCGTCTGAACCGGTCGGCGTCGGCCCCTCCGCCGGGGAGCAACGCGGCTCGGTGGCGGCTCGTTACTGCCGACGGAACACCTCGCCGACGCCACCGAGGAGTCCGTTCGATTCGCCCACGGCGGCCACGTCACGCTCGACGAGTTCGGCGACGAGCCTCTCGATCGCGCGCCCGTACCGCTCGTCCGTGAGACAGCCCGGGACGGTCGTCTCCGTCTCCGGAAGCACCACGTCGGCGGCTCCCGACTCGTCGGTGCCGCCCGTCGCCACGAGGAGGTCCGCCGCCGTCCCGAGATCCGCCAGTCGCTCGCGGAGGCGAGCCGTCGCGTCCACCCCGCGGTCGCCGACCGGCGCGACCGCCCCGACCCGCTCGCAGGTCGTGGCCGCGGCCACCGCCTGGTTCGCCGCGATCGGCGGCACGTCGACGAGCACGTGGTCGAACGTCGCGGTGGCCTCTTCGATCCGTCCCTCGAAGCGACGGGCGGCCTCGACGCGTTTCGCCCGGGCCAGTCGCTCGAAGGGTGCGTCGACGGGACAGCACGTGACCCGTCCGTCGGTTCCCGCGTCGAGGTCGGCCAGTCCGGTCGAGAGCGACTCCTCGGCACGGTCCGTCACGAGAGCCGTGAGATCCGGGTCGATCCGCCCCGGGAGGTAGTCCCCGAGCCCCTGCGTCGCGTACGCGGCGTCGAGAACCGCCACGTCGGCCCCGTCGGCCGCGAGCGCGACGGCGACTTCGAGGGTTGTTCTGGTGGTTCCCACGCCGCCGGCCACGCCGACGAGTGCCGCCGTCGTGTACGTCATACCCGACGTGTCGCACCACTGGCCAAAAACGCTCGGGCGTGGCTCTCGGGGTTGATACTCACGGCTGACGCGTCGCTTCGCTCCCGCCCCCGCCGAATGGTGCCCTCCCGGTTCGCGTCGTCCGAGCCGTGACCCGGGTACGGCGTGGTTCGGGGGATGGAGACCGACCAAATACGATTATAACTAATTACTCGAATAATTCTCCGTCAAATGGGGGCGTCGTCCCGGACCGTCCCTCCGCGTACCCCCGAGAGCAGATCGAGGCCTGCTCATCGCTCATAACGGCCGATGAATCGGTCTAGAGCCGCTGACTGTCCGGATAGGGACATCAACCGGCCGATCGTTCGTCGGCGGTGGAGACACGCCCGCTGACTCGCACCGCCGACCGAAGAGGCGCGCATCACGCTGGAGCCTCTCCGGACGATTGGCGGCCCCTAAGGCCCGCAAGCAGCGGTATCGCTGGCGAAGTCGACGGCCACGGCGACGACAGACACCGGTTCGACACGGACGGCGACTGTCGATCCGGAGTGGAGGTCGAACCGAGGACCACGATTCGGCCTTCCACAAACTTATGAGTATTTGATTCTAATCAAAATCGCGTTCACACCGGGGACCGACTCGCCGCAGACACACGCGACACGCAGACTCACTGATCGAGTCACGGCCGCTGGACCGGCGCGTCCGGACGACGCCGAGGGTGCCTGTCCGAACGTGTGTGCGCTCCGTCATCGGTCGGCCTCCACCGGTCGGTCCTCGTTGTTCGCGGCCACGACTCACTCGGCCTCGTAATCACCGCCGTACTTCAGGAAGAAGTACGAGAGGAAACTCACGGAGAGCAGCGCGATCGCGGAGGCGAGCGCGATCACCATCGCGGCGTCCGGCACGGTCGGGACGGAGGGCCCACCGTCACCGCCCTGTTGCTCCGTCGTGACCGTGAGGGACGCGACCATGCCGACCGCCTCGTGCGGCACGCAGAAGTAGCCGTACTCGCCTTCGACGTCGAACGTGTGTTCGTACGACTCGCCGCCGGCGACGTCCCCCTGCTGTGGGTACGACTGGCGAGCGGCCTGTTCGTTCTCGAGGTCTCCCGACGAGAAGAACTCGGCTTCTCCGGGGATCTCGTCCTCGTACGCGGTCACCGAGTGCCCGACCTGTCCGACGTTCTCCCAGACGACCGTCGTCCCCGGCGCGACCGTCGTCTCGTCCGGGTCGAACACGAGTTCGTCGGTCATGTCGATCGTCACGGTACCCCCACCACCCCCGTCACCGGCTTCGGTCCCACCCCCAGTTTCGGTCCCGCCACCCGTCTCGGCCCCGCCCCCCGTTTCGGTTCCACCACCGGTTTCGGTTCCACCACCGTCGTCCTGTGCCGCCGCTCCCCCCGCGACGCCCGCGACGCCCGCGGTGATCGCCGAGGCGCGGAGGAACTCACGCCGCGAGACGGCCGTCTCCGACTCAGAACCCATACACTCAGACCGTGACGAAGCCGCAAAACGTTTTCTTCGGAGCGACCGACCGGTCGCGATCCGTGACGGTCGAGGACGCCGTGCGCGCCGGACTGACCCGGTCGGGTCTCGAACGCTCGCCGGTTCGATCGCGTGCGGGTCGCGCGCGGTGTGCGCGGGGCTCGCTCCCGTCGGGGAGGGTGCCGCGTCTCCGGCCCTGGCGCAGGATTAAGCCGCTGGCCGTGCTGGTAACGCACATGACCGAGCGAGCGGAGCGCGCCGACGAACTGCCGTACGAGTGCGACCTCTGCGACGAGCGGTTCGCGACGCGGGCGGAACTGAAAGACCACGTGTGGGAGTACCACGAGCTGGACGGCGATATCACGCCGTAACGCGGTCCCGACGAGGGTCGCGGAGGTCGGGAACGCCGGCGACAACCGGGGACGAGAGCACCGGGAGCCGCCACTGGCGGCCGTCGACAAGATTGAAGCGACACTCGGTCGTACGTCGGGTATGGACATCGAGCCACTCGTCTCGACGGCGTTCGAGACCGTCGACGCCGACACACGCGTCTCGAAACTCGCGGGCACGTTCGAGGAGTCGCGGACGCGGGCGGTCGTCGTCCTCGACGGCGACTCGTACCTCGGCGTGGTCACCGTCCGGCAGTTAGGCGACAGCCACCGGGCACCCGACGCGAAAGTACGGGGGATCGTCTGGCATCCGGCGACCGTCGGACGCGACGCCGACGTCAGGGCGGTCGCCCGAGCGATGGTCGCCAGCCGGAGCGAGATCATCCCGGTGATGGAAGACGAGGAACTGTTCGGCATCGTCACCGCCGACGACCTGCTGGCGGCAGTCGAGGAGTTCCTCGGCGTGTTGACGGTCGCGGACGTCTACACGCCGGACGTCGTGACCGTCTCGTCGGGGACGACGTTCGGCGAGGCGCTGCACGCCTGCCGCCAACACCGGGTCACTCACCTCCCGGTCGTCGACGGCGACGAGGCCGTCGGCGTCGTCAGCCTGTACGATCTGCTCGCGTTCACCACGCGCTCCGTCGAGCGCGGCACCGGCGGCGCGGCCGAGGGGTTCGACGCCCACGGCGGCGAGGCCTCGCAGCCCGGCTACCGGTCGCACGGCGGCTTCGGCGAGCGGGCGGGCGACCTCGACAGACTGCTCGACCTCCCGGTCGCCGACGTGATGAGCGCGCCCGCGGTGACGACCGTCCGCGCGACGCCGCTCGACGAGGCCGTCCGGGAGATGCTCGATGCGGGCATCTCGTCGCTCGTCGTGCTGGACGAGGACGTGCCGGCCGGCATCGTCACCAAGACGGACGTGCTCGAATCACTGACCTGGACCGGTGAGAGCCGCCCGCCGGTGCAGATCACCAACGTCGATCTCCTCGACGACATCACGCGGGCGGAGGTCGTCGACCTCGTCGAGGGCGTCACCCGGAAGTACGGCGACCTGGGGCTGCTGGAGGCGCGCGTCTCCCTCCACGAACACGACGAGACGCTCCGGGGCACGCCGCTCATCATGGCACGCATCCGGCTCTTCACCGACAGGGGCCACTTCGTCGGGACCGGCGAGGGGTACGGCGCAAGCCACGCGCTCCACCTCGCACGGAACGTGGTCGAACGCCAGTTGCTCGACGGCAAGTCCCACGACGAGACGAAGAAACACCCGGACGAGGAGTACTGGTCGAAGGTGTTCGGCTGGTGGCTCACCGCCCCGCCGCGCCGGCGCTGACTCGACTGTCCGGACCGCGTCCGCGCTTCCGGCCGCCGACTCCCCGCTCCCCTCGGACCGTCCGTGCACTCACTCCCTCTCGACAGATAGTGTAACACAAAAAACACATTACGCAAGTACTGATGTAATTTCTTCCGGTACTGTTGGTTCGTTTACAATCGTCACCTCTCTGCCGGCAAGAACGATCGAAGGGCTGTCGGCTGGTCCCGACGTTCGTGCCGCGGAGAGAAACAGCCTTGCGGCTTGGCCGTTTACTGCCACGTATGCCATCGAACCGCCACCACCGCTGTAACCTCTGTGGACGGGACTTCGAGACGGGCGACGAACTGAACGACCACGTCGGGCGACGCCACCCGAAGGCCGACGTTCACTGGTGGGTCGTCGCCGAAGACCCGGCGAAGGAACTGCAGTTCACCCGCTGATGGGCCGTCTTCGATCTCGACACCGTCGGACCGGCACGTCGCTCGGCGACGAGCGGACACTCCTCGATCCGGACCCGTCTCGAAGCCGACGGGTACCACTACAGTTATAACGACGCCCTCCGGTACGATATTTATGGTGATCAAACATGACAATCCGTGACGTCGCACGGCCGGACGTCGTAACGATCCACCGAACACAGACCGCCGGCAACGTCGCCACGGTCATGAAAGACCAGAACGTCGGGAGCGTCGTCGTCGAGGACGAGGGTGCGCCGGTCGGTATCGTGACCGACCGCGACCTGGCGATGGAGGTCCTCGAACCACGGGCGGATCCCGCGGAACTGACCGCGGGCGACATCATGACCGAGCACCCGACGACAGTGCACATGGACCATGGGGTGTTCGAGG
This Salinigranum marinum DNA region includes the following protein-coding sequences:
- a CDS encoding ParA family protein, encoding MTYTTAALVGVAGGVGTTRTTLEVAVALAADGADVAVLDAAYATQGLGDYLPGRIDPDLTALVTDRAEESLSTGLADLDAGTDGRVTCCPVDAPFERLARAKRVEAARRFEGRIEEATATFDHVLVDVPPIAANQAVAAATTCERVGAVAPVGDRGVDATARLRERLADLGTAADLLVATGGTDESGAADVVLPETETTVPGCLTDERYGRAIERLVAELVERDVAAVGESNGLLGGVGEVFRRQ
- a CDS encoding plastocyanin/azurin family copper-binding protein; the encoded protein is MGSESETAVSRREFLRASAITAGVAGVAGGAAAQDDGGGTETGGGTETGGGAETGGGTETGGGTEAGDGGGGGTVTIDMTDELVFDPDETTVAPGTTVVWENVGQVGHSVTAYEDEIPGEAEFFSSGDLENEQAARQSYPQQGDVAGGESYEHTFDVEGEYGYFCVPHEAVGMVASLTVTTEQQGGDGGPSVPTVPDAAMVIALASAIALLSVSFLSYFFLKYGGDYEAE
- a CDS encoding CBS domain-containing protein: MDIEPLVSTAFETVDADTRVSKLAGTFEESRTRAVVVLDGDSYLGVVTVRQLGDSHRAPDAKVRGIVWHPATVGRDADVRAVARAMVASRSEIIPVMEDEELFGIVTADDLLAAVEEFLGVLTVADVYTPDVVTVSSGTTFGEALHACRQHRVTHLPVVDGDEAVGVVSLYDLLAFTTRSVERGTGGAAEGFDAHGGEASQPGYRSHGGFGERAGDLDRLLDLPVADVMSAPAVTTVRATPLDEAVREMLDAGISSLVVLDEDVPAGIVTKTDVLESLTWTGESRPPVQITNVDLLDDITRAEVVDLVEGVTRKYGDLGLLEARVSLHEHDETLRGTPLIMARIRLFTDRGHFVGTGEGYGASHALHLARNVVERQLLDGKSHDETKKHPDEEYWSKVFGWWLTAPPRRR
- a CDS encoding C2H2-type zinc finger protein; translation: MPSNRHHRCNLCGRDFETGDELNDHVGRRHPKADVHWWVVAEDPAKELQFTR
- a CDS encoding CBS domain-containing protein, with amino-acid sequence MTIRDVARPDVVTIHRTQTAGNVATVMKDQNVGSVVVEDEGAPVGIVTDRDLAMEVLEPRADPAELTAGDIMTEHPTTVHMDHGVFEVTRMLSDAKVRRLPVVDDEGSIAGIVTLDDLLVLLTDEMNGLATVVEAESPPY